From Bacteroides sp., one genomic window encodes:
- a CDS encoding IS110 family transposase — translation MNKLTNKKDFIGIDISKDVLDVSVIGPETKVGFQDLKVKNDISGFEKVTSWLTKLGKPLNDCLFCMEHTGTYGLLFFAWLAQKEIDFCVEPGLQIKRSLGITRGKNDKVDARRIADYARTHREKLKTFELPTNLILQLKQLLTYREQCVKMRTSLKNSLKHHLQYQQVSGLTSISERISMQIHEQDQIVADIEKQILEVIESDAQTKKNLELARSVKGIGLIIAAFMLVSTNNFSSFENGRKYACFAGIAPFENVSGSSIRGKKKVSHLGNRTIKTLLSNGANSAAKWDPQLRKYYQRKQQEGKDHKLIMNAIANKLIHRVFAVVNRQSPYVQIFEHNF, via the coding sequence ATGAACAAATTGACAAACAAGAAAGATTTCATCGGTATTGACATCTCTAAAGATGTTTTGGATGTTTCGGTCATTGGACCAGAAACTAAGGTTGGCTTCCAGGATTTAAAAGTAAAAAACGACATCAGTGGGTTTGAGAAAGTTACCAGCTGGCTGACAAAACTGGGGAAGCCCTTAAATGATTGTCTTTTTTGCATGGAGCATACCGGCACCTACGGACTGTTGTTTTTTGCATGGCTTGCCCAGAAAGAGATTGACTTCTGCGTGGAACCAGGTTTGCAAATAAAGCGCAGCCTGGGAATTACCAGGGGCAAGAACGACAAGGTTGACGCCAGAAGAATCGCAGACTATGCCCGAACCCATCGGGAAAAGCTGAAAACCTTTGAATTGCCAACTAATCTTATTCTGCAACTCAAGCAACTTTTAACCTATCGCGAACAATGCGTGAAAATGCGAACCTCGTTGAAAAACAGCCTCAAACATCATCTGCAATACCAACAGGTAAGCGGGTTAACAAGCATTAGTGAGCGAATCAGTATGCAAATCCATGAGCAGGATCAGATCGTGGCCGATATTGAGAAACAAATCTTAGAAGTCATTGAAAGCGATGCACAGACGAAGAAGAACCTTGAACTGGCAAGATCGGTAAAAGGCATTGGGTTGATTATAGCCGCTTTTATGCTTGTTTCAACGAACAACTTCAGCAGCTTTGAAAACGGTCGAAAATACGCCTGTTTTGCAGGCATAGCCCCCTTTGAGAACGTGTCAGGGAGTTCAATAAGGGGGAAAAAAAAGGTCAGTCACCTGGGAAATAGAACCATCAAAACACTCCTGTCAAACGGGGCCAATTCGGCCGCAAAATGGGATCCGCAACTCAGAAAGTATTACCAACGAAAACAGCAGGAAGGGAAAGACCACAAACTCATAATGAATGCAATTGCCAACAAGTTAATCCACAGGGTTTTTGCAGTCGTAAACCGACAATCCCCATACGTGCAGATCTTTGAACATAATTTTTAA